From Musa acuminata AAA Group cultivar baxijiao chromosome BXJ3-8, Cavendish_Baxijiao_AAA, whole genome shotgun sequence, one genomic window encodes:
- the LOC135583552 gene encoding uncharacterized protein LOC135583552 isoform X1 gives MAFLFQKFQEAVKVLAKNRMFARDPRHLQFEADINRLFLYTSYNRLGNSAEENDADEIIEMANKASVKDQQKQVQENIHFQIKNMCKIMDEILRVDNKNIPDPPSSIPCSQNSPRRRSGLSFAIGKGTPSANEPVVPTTQPLTRSELSQCLMDRLGYAPDIKPSQIPHEEAGQGLFLNGEADVGAIIAFYPGMIYSPAYYRYIPGYPRVDASNSYLITRYDGNVINAQPWGTGGETRELWDGFYHPQYNPDTSEETGRGSDRMWRMLSKPLEASNRGTIGEVLERRNPLAFGHFANHPPKGIAPNVMVCPYDFPLTEKDMRVYIPNLIYGDEESITMRRFGTFWFRLGSSVDPDGDSPVLKTLVLVATRALCNEEVFLNYRLSNQKRRPAWYTPVDEEEDKRRWS, from the exons ATGGCTTTCCTCTTCCAAAAGTTTCAAGAG GCTGTCAAAGTACTTGCAAAGAATCGAATGTTTGCTCGAGATCCAAGACATCTTCAGTTCGAAGCTGACATAAACCGCCTGTTTCTTTATACCAG TTACAATCGTTTGGGAAATAGTGCTGAAGAGAATGATGCCGACGAGATCATCGAGATGGCAAACAAAGCCTCTGTTAAAGATCAGCAGAAACAAGTCCAAGaaaacattcattttcaaataaaaaacatGTGTAAGATCATGGATGAAATTCTTcgtgttgacaataaaaacatccCTGATCCACCTAGTTCAATTCCATGCTCCCAGAATAGTCCTCGACGACGAAGTGGGTTGAGTTTtgccattggcaaaggaactccaTCTGCCAATGAGCCTG TTGTACCTACAACGCAGCCTTTGACACGTTCGGAGTTGTCACAGTGTCTGATGGATCGCCTTGGCTATGCTCCTGATATCAAGCCATCACAAATTCCTCATGAGGAAGCTGGCCAAGGTTTGTTCCTAAATGGAGAGGCTGATGTCGGAGCCATCATAGCATTTTATCCAGGGATGATCTATTCGCCAGCTTACTATCGGTATATTCCGGGGTATCCCAGGGTTGATGCTTCCAACTCCTATCTTATCACAAGGTATGATGGAAATGTTATTAATGCACAACCTTGGGGTACTGGTGGTGAAACCCGAGAATTATGGGATGGTTTTTACCACCCACAGTACAACCCAGATACTTCTGAAGAAACTGGCAGAGGATCCGACCGGATGTGGAGAATGCTTAGCAAGCCTTTGGAGGCCAGTAACAGAGGAACCATTGGGGAAGTACTTGAGAGGCGCAACCCCCTAGCTTTTGGCCATTTTGCCAACCATCCACCTAAAGGGATAGCCCCTAATGTCATGGTTTGCCCATATGATTTCCCGTTGACTGAGAAAGACATGAGAGTTTACATTCCCAACCTTATTTATGGAGATGAAGAAAGTATCACAATGAGGAGATTTGGCACATTTTGGTTCAGATTAGGTAGTTCTGTTGATCCTGATGGAGATTCTCCAGTGCTAAAGACACTCGTACTTGTTGCAACAAGGGCTTTGTGCAACGAGGAAGTGTTCTTGAACTACAGGCTGAGTAATCAAAAGAGACGCCCGGCATGGTATACTCCagttgatgaagaagaagataaacgTAGATGGAGCTAG
- the LOC103994497 gene encoding uncharacterized protein LOC103994497: MASEELDRNFSELHVTRDSDCNGKSKILENQAVDGDFQITCFTEDLHDVTLHFQIIRLAKQIFVWVGCNTAKFGHLYAAAITRPNDQVAVTSILGGTSDNTGSGIARRLVLKTGLNIIVACNIPKDSPMLEATAERKLAEKLRSLGYIRPKPGGMSLD, from the exons ATGGCATCTGAAGAGTTAGACAGAAACTTTTCAGAGCTACATGTTACAAGAGATTCTGATTGCAATGGGAAGAGCAAGATATTAGAGAACCAAGCAGTGGATGGTGATTTTCAGATAACTTGTTTTACAGAGGATCTGCATGATGTGACACTTCATTTTCAGATCATAAGACTTGCAAAACAG ATATTTGTATGGGTTGGATGCAATACTGCTAAGTTTGGTCACCTGTATGCTGCTGCAATCACTAGACCG AATGATCAAGTTGCTGTTACTTCAATACTAGGAGGCACTTCTGACAATACTGGATCAGGCATTGCTCGTCGATTAG TTCTGAAGACTGGCCTTAATATCATTGTGGCATGCAATATACCAAAAGACAGCCCCATGCTCGAG GCAACTGCAGAGAGAAAACTGGCGGAAAAATTGAGGAGTTTGGGTTATATCAGACCGAAGCCTGGAGGGATGTCCCTGGATTAA
- the LOC135583552 gene encoding uncharacterized protein LOC135583552 isoform X3, whose protein sequence is MFARDPRHLQFEADINRLFLYTSYNRLGNSAEENDADEIIEMANKASVKDQQKQVQENIHFQIKNMCKIMDEILRVDNKNIPDPPSSIPCSQNSPRRRSGLSFAIGKGTPSANEPVVPTTQPLTRSELSQCLMDRLGYAPDIKPSQIPHEEAGQGLFLNGEADVGAIIAFYPGMIYSPAYYRYIPGYPRVDASNSYLITRYDGNVINAQPWGTGGETRELWDGFYHPQYNPDTSEETGRGSDRMWRMLSKPLEASNRGTIGEVLERRNPLAFGHFANHPPKGIAPNVMVCPYDFPLTEKDMRVYIPNLIYGDEESITMRRFGTFWFRLGSSVDPDGDSPVLKTLVLVATRALCNEEVFLNYRLSNQKRRPAWYTPVDEEEDKRRWS, encoded by the exons ATGTTTGCTCGAGATCCAAGACATCTTCAGTTCGAAGCTGACATAAACCGCCTGTTTCTTTATACCAG TTACAATCGTTTGGGAAATAGTGCTGAAGAGAATGATGCCGACGAGATCATCGAGATGGCAAACAAAGCCTCTGTTAAAGATCAGCAGAAACAAGTCCAAGaaaacattcattttcaaataaaaaacatGTGTAAGATCATGGATGAAATTCTTcgtgttgacaataaaaacatccCTGATCCACCTAGTTCAATTCCATGCTCCCAGAATAGTCCTCGACGACGAAGTGGGTTGAGTTTtgccattggcaaaggaactccaTCTGCCAATGAGCCTG TTGTACCTACAACGCAGCCTTTGACACGTTCGGAGTTGTCACAGTGTCTGATGGATCGCCTTGGCTATGCTCCTGATATCAAGCCATCACAAATTCCTCATGAGGAAGCTGGCCAAGGTTTGTTCCTAAATGGAGAGGCTGATGTCGGAGCCATCATAGCATTTTATCCAGGGATGATCTATTCGCCAGCTTACTATCGGTATATTCCGGGGTATCCCAGGGTTGATGCTTCCAACTCCTATCTTATCACAAGGTATGATGGAAATGTTATTAATGCACAACCTTGGGGTACTGGTGGTGAAACCCGAGAATTATGGGATGGTTTTTACCACCCACAGTACAACCCAGATACTTCTGAAGAAACTGGCAGAGGATCCGACCGGATGTGGAGAATGCTTAGCAAGCCTTTGGAGGCCAGTAACAGAGGAACCATTGGGGAAGTACTTGAGAGGCGCAACCCCCTAGCTTTTGGCCATTTTGCCAACCATCCACCTAAAGGGATAGCCCCTAATGTCATGGTTTGCCCATATGATTTCCCGTTGACTGAGAAAGACATGAGAGTTTACATTCCCAACCTTATTTATGGAGATGAAGAAAGTATCACAATGAGGAGATTTGGCACATTTTGGTTCAGATTAGGTAGTTCTGTTGATCCTGATGGAGATTCTCCAGTGCTAAAGACACTCGTACTTGTTGCAACAAGGGCTTTGTGCAACGAGGAAGTGTTCTTGAACTACAGGCTGAGTAATCAAAAGAGACGCCCGGCATGGTATACTCCagttgatgaagaagaagataaacgTAGATGGAGCTAG
- the LOC135583552 gene encoding uncharacterized protein LOC135583552 isoform X2: MCSQSASRGGGFNRVLGSGEGGAPLGRSKWLSSSKSFKSYNRLGNSAEENDADEIIEMANKASVKDQQKQVQENIHFQIKNMCKIMDEILRVDNKNIPDPPSSIPCSQNSPRRRSGLSFAIGKGTPSANEPVVPTTQPLTRSELSQCLMDRLGYAPDIKPSQIPHEEAGQGLFLNGEADVGAIIAFYPGMIYSPAYYRYIPGYPRVDASNSYLITRYDGNVINAQPWGTGGETRELWDGFYHPQYNPDTSEETGRGSDRMWRMLSKPLEASNRGTIGEVLERRNPLAFGHFANHPPKGIAPNVMVCPYDFPLTEKDMRVYIPNLIYGDEESITMRRFGTFWFRLGSSVDPDGDSPVLKTLVLVATRALCNEEVFLNYRLSNQKRRPAWYTPVDEEEDKRRWS, from the exons ATGTGTTCCCAGTCGGCGAGCCGGGGTGGAGGTTTCAACCGAGTCTTGGGTTCGGGAGAGGGCGGTGCTCCGCTTGGCCGCTCGAAATGGCTTTCCTCTTCCAAAAGTTTCAAGAG TTACAATCGTTTGGGAAATAGTGCTGAAGAGAATGATGCCGACGAGATCATCGAGATGGCAAACAAAGCCTCTGTTAAAGATCAGCAGAAACAAGTCCAAGaaaacattcattttcaaataaaaaacatGTGTAAGATCATGGATGAAATTCTTcgtgttgacaataaaaacatccCTGATCCACCTAGTTCAATTCCATGCTCCCAGAATAGTCCTCGACGACGAAGTGGGTTGAGTTTtgccattggcaaaggaactccaTCTGCCAATGAGCCTG TTGTACCTACAACGCAGCCTTTGACACGTTCGGAGTTGTCACAGTGTCTGATGGATCGCCTTGGCTATGCTCCTGATATCAAGCCATCACAAATTCCTCATGAGGAAGCTGGCCAAGGTTTGTTCCTAAATGGAGAGGCTGATGTCGGAGCCATCATAGCATTTTATCCAGGGATGATCTATTCGCCAGCTTACTATCGGTATATTCCGGGGTATCCCAGGGTTGATGCTTCCAACTCCTATCTTATCACAAGGTATGATGGAAATGTTATTAATGCACAACCTTGGGGTACTGGTGGTGAAACCCGAGAATTATGGGATGGTTTTTACCACCCACAGTACAACCCAGATACTTCTGAAGAAACTGGCAGAGGATCCGACCGGATGTGGAGAATGCTTAGCAAGCCTTTGGAGGCCAGTAACAGAGGAACCATTGGGGAAGTACTTGAGAGGCGCAACCCCCTAGCTTTTGGCCATTTTGCCAACCATCCACCTAAAGGGATAGCCCCTAATGTCATGGTTTGCCCATATGATTTCCCGTTGACTGAGAAAGACATGAGAGTTTACATTCCCAACCTTATTTATGGAGATGAAGAAAGTATCACAATGAGGAGATTTGGCACATTTTGGTTCAGATTAGGTAGTTCTGTTGATCCTGATGGAGATTCTCCAGTGCTAAAGACACTCGTACTTGTTGCAACAAGGGCTTTGTGCAACGAGGAAGTGTTCTTGAACTACAGGCTGAGTAATCAAAAGAGACGCCCGGCATGGTATACTCCagttgatgaagaagaagataaacgTAGATGGAGCTAG
- the LOC135583559 gene encoding dihydroceramide fatty acyl 2-hydroxylase FAH1-like — protein MVAQEFTVDLNKPLVFQVGHLGEAYQEWVHQPIVSKEGPRFFANDLLEFLTRTVWWAVPVIWLPVVGWCLTKSIQMGNTPPQLALMVATGIFLWTLIEYTLHRFLFHIKTESYWGNTAHYLLHGCHHKHPMDGLRLVFPPAATAILCVPFWNVVKLIATPSTTPALFGGGLFGYVMYDCTHYYLHHGQPSKDPAKNLKRYHLNHHFRIQNKGFGITSSLWDIVFGTLPPTRSSSQSG, from the exons ATGGTTGCACAGGAGTTCACTGTCGACTTGAATAAGCCTCTCGTTTTTCAG GTGGGTCATCTCGGAGAAGCTTACCAAGAATGGGTTCACCAGCCTATAGTTAGCAAGGAAGGCCCACGATTTTTTGCAAATGACTTATTGGAG TTCTTAACTCGAACAGTGTGGTGGGCGGTTCCAGTGATATGGCTGCCAGTTGTTGGTTGGTGTCTAACCAAGTCAATCCAAATGGGCAATACACCCCCTCAGTTAGCTCTGATGGTTGCGACTGGGATATTTCTGTGGACCTTGATCGAGTATACTTTGCATCGCTTCCTTTTCCACATCAAAACTGAGAGCTATTG GGGAAACACTGCGCATTACCTTCTTCATGGTTGCCATCACAAGCATCCCATGGATGGTTTGCGGCTAGTTTTCCCCCCTGCTGCCACAGCTATTTTATGTGTACCA TTCTGGAATGTGGTTAAGTTAATAGCCACTCCATCAACCACTCCTGCATTGTTCGGAGGTGGCCTGTTTGGTTATGTTATGTATGACTGCACTCACTACTACCTGCACCATGGACAACCATCCAAAGATCCAGCTAAAAATCTGAAG CGGTACCATCTGAACCATCACTTCAGAATTCAAAACAAGGGGTTTGGAATAACTTCTTCACTCTGGGATATTGTCTTTGGCACATTGCCCCCAACAAGATCCTCTTCTCAAAGCGGTTGA
- the LOC135645990 gene encoding uncharacterized protein LOC135645990 — MYFEKQSPTGVQRKRRFSSCIPCFLGSPVSDSDASQRPPADARSRRRHSAWYSRCRLRKEEEMTETAQLDASARAAADAKVTTAAKDSLSKKSSAKDRRDSIEQQQEQALRRHTNPRSQHTSLPSISPKYNARRAPIPRSTRTKSKGNEPVTAEHIPGTSSDDSARAAAALEPFVGVGVMVVILAVLVFSGRAAAVVYLCCSLFILHLSRVMSTRPAAAHDEIASREVDMDSDEYKKRVILEGLLQRDGRRSSSTIVLDNT; from the exons ATGTACTTTGAGAAGCAGAGCCCCACAGGAGTGCAACGCAAGAGGAGATTCTCCTCCTGCATCCCCTGCTTCCTCGGCTCTCCCGTCTCCGACTCCGACGCGTCGCAGCGGCCGCCCGCCGACGCCCGGTCCAGGCGCAGGCACTCGGCGTGGTACTCACGTTGCAGGCTTcggaaggaggaggagatgacGGAGACCGCCCAGCTCGACGCTTCTGCCAGAGCCGCGGCCGACGCTAAGGTGACTACTGCGGCCAAAGACAGCCTCTCCAAGAAGTCTTCTGCCAAG GATCGAAGAGACAGCATCGAGCAACAACAAGAACAAGCTTTGAGGCGTCACACAAATCCCCGTTCTCAGCACACGAGTCTTCCCAGCATCTCGCCCAAATACAATGCTCGTAGAGCACCAATTCCGCGTTCGACCCGAACCAAGTCCAAAGGCAACGAACCCGTGACAGCCGAGCACATTCCCGGTACCTCCTCCGATGACTCGGCTCGAGCCGCCGCCGCGCTTGAGCCATTTGTCGGCGTAGGGGTCATGGTGGTTATATTGGCCGTCTTGGTCTTCTCCGGCCGAGCCGCCGCCGTCGTCTACTTGTGTTGTTCCTTGTTCATATTGCATCTCTCGAGGGTGATGTCGACGAGACCAGCAGCAGCTCACGATGAGATCGCATCGAGAGAGGTTGATATGGACTCCGATGAGTACAAGAAGAGGGTGATCTTAGAGGGTTTGCTACAGCGTGACGGTCGAAGGTCATCGAGCACTATCGTTCTCGACAATACTTGA